CTTCAAAATCCGTTCGTCATCCTCTTTATCGTTGCCGTACTGGCCGGACTGGCCACCTCGATGTTCGGACTCTGGGAGATCAGGATGCCAACTTTCCTGGCCAGGAGGACTGGAACCGCCAAACAGGGAGGCTGGGGCGCCTTCTTCATGGGCCTTACGGTCGGGATCGTGGCGGCCCCGTGCATTGGCCCTTTCGTACTGGGCCTGCTCACCTACGTCGGTGAGATGGGAAATCCCGTGATGGGATTTCTCATGTTCTTCACTCTCGCCTGGGGTATGGGAATACCTTTCATCATCCTCGGGACCGTTTCGGGTTCGATAACAAAACTTCCCAGCTCGGGCAACTGGATGATCTGGGTCAAGAAGATCTTCGGATTCATCCTTCTGCTGATGGCGCTGTACTTCGCCAGGCAGCTCCTGACAGAAACGATCGCCGGAATCGGCTATATACTGATACTTCTCATCGGCGGCCTGTTCCTCGGATGGATAGACAAAGTCCCGGGGATGGGAGTAAAGTTCAATATCTTCAGAAAAGTCCTCGGCGCAACCATGATTGTGGCAGCCTTTGCCATGGCCCTGATTCCCGGCGGACCGCTCCGAAAAGGCGAAGAAAAGCCCGGCGTCATATGGCAGCCCTATACTGCCGAAGCCTTCGCCTCCGCTACAGAGTCTGGACAGCCTGTTATGATCGATTTTTCCGCTGACTGGTGCATTCCATGCCATGAACTCGACCACCTGACCTTCACCGATCCCGAGGTGATCAAGATGAGCGGGAACTTCACCAGGCTCAAAGTGGACCTTACCGGTTCGGGCGACACAGAAAAAGCTATCAAGACTCAATACAAGATAAGGGGAGTACCTACGATAATCTTTTTTGGACGGTCCGGCAGTGAGACCCGGGGCACCAGGATAACGGGGTTCGTAGGACCGGAAGTAATGCTGGAAAAGATGAAGCAGGTTTCCGGAACCGAATAGGGCAGGTTGCAGGCCCTGGGACTAAGGAACAGAGCACGGAATTTCTGAGCTTTATTACGCGGAGGTGCGATTGAACGGCAGGCTTGAACGCATACTCGTCCTTTCCATATGGGATGAGATCTGGTCACTCGGTGAGGGATGCGGAGTCCCCGACGAAATACATTTCATCAACCGACTGACTGAACGAGGAGTGAAGATCGACTTTCTCATTCCGGAGCCTCTCCATGGGGGAGTCCCTTATCGCAGGGATGGCCTTGAATATCATTTCTATCCTAACATTTTCCGTTCGTACAGCCACCTTCCAGGCCCGGCCAGGCGTATCCTTCAATCAGCCCGCTTTTCCACAACGACTATTCCGGTCCTTAGAAAACTCGTCGAAAAGACCGGGCCCGACCTCATTCTCGGTTATTCCAGCCATCCGATGAAAGCAGTCAGCCGCGTCGGGCATGAAAAGAAGATCCCCACTGCCGCCAAACTGTTCGGAGTGATGTATCTGAACCATAGACACCTTCCGTGGTGGAAGTACTGGTGGTACAACTACGAACAGATACTCTCACTGCGCAACGACATCGGCCATTACCTGGTTCTCAACGACGGCACACAGGGCGACAAGGCGCTGGCCAGTTATGGTGTG
This DNA window, taken from Candidatus Latescibacterota bacterium, encodes the following:
- a CDS encoding thioredoxin family protein, whose product is MTRPGSIKQVALLAATIIFIVTTATASLDAQGLFSQSENLVSSEAIASLTVFHSGSTGYIAVKATVLDGWHINSNTPLDKFLIPTELVIHVPEGIELLGILYPEPELGQLQMSESKMSLYHGTILPGAIIRIDETIPPGDYEITCVLKYQGCNDLTCLEPASSTSRIVIRVGELSETAEAAWPGIFSAPPFAGADGTATEESFGDTVQEKGFLLTFILIFFGGLALNLTPCIYPLIPITVSYFGGQAGGKTSRTFFLTLIYVFGMSITYSALGIIAAMTGSLFGSALQNPFVILFIVAVLAGLATSMFGLWEIRMPTFLARRTGTAKQGGWGAFFMGLTVGIVAAPCIGPFVLGLLTYVGEMGNPVMGFLMFFTLAWGMGIPFIILGTVSGSITKLPSSGNWMIWVKKIFGFILLLMALYFARQLLTETIAGIGYILILLIGGLFLGWIDKVPGMGVKFNIFRKVLGATMIVAAFAMALIPGGPLRKGEEKPGVIWQPYTAEAFASATESGQPVMIDFSADWCIPCHELDHLTFTDPEVIKMSGNFTRLKVDLTGSGDTEKAIKTQYKIRGVPTIIFFGRSGSETRGTRITGFVGPEVMLEKMKQVSGTE